A window of the Euzebya pacifica genome harbors these coding sequences:
- the mreD gene encoding rod shape-determining protein MreD: protein MPARIVAITALIVGALLVKTIVAPTFAVAGYRPDVLVLVVVGIALLDGPDTGLRLGFGAGLAQDLLSGTGALVGLWALVLMVVGYAAGAAKPYLASSQQAGALALSGVLAAIATLGYGVLGKVFGVVEAGWNHVLAATIVVGLYTAVISPLVVRPTQAVIKQFPTSAG, encoded by the coding sequence ATGCCCGCACGGATCGTGGCCATCACCGCGCTGATCGTCGGTGCCCTGCTGGTCAAGACGATCGTGGCGCCCACCTTCGCCGTCGCCGGTTACCGGCCCGACGTGCTGGTGCTCGTCGTCGTCGGCATCGCGCTGCTCGACGGCCCCGACACGGGACTGCGCCTCGGCTTCGGTGCTGGACTGGCCCAGGACCTGCTGTCGGGCACCGGTGCGCTGGTCGGCCTGTGGGCGCTGGTCCTCATGGTCGTCGGGTACGCCGCCGGCGCCGCGAAGCCCTACCTGGCGTCCTCCCAGCAGGCCGGCGCGCTGGCGTTGTCGGGGGTCCTGGCCGCCATCGCCACGCTGGGATACGGCGTCCTCGGGAAGGTCTTCGGGGTGGTCGAGGCCGGCTGGAACCACGTGCTGGCGGCCACGATCGTCGTCGGCCTCTACACCGCGGTGATCTCGCCGTTGGTCGTGCGGCCGACCCAGGCGGTCATCAAGCAGTTCCCGACCTCCGCCGGCTAG
- a CDS encoding helix-turn-helix transcriptional regulator, protein MVGQHEPVGREQRVGGKGRGSHGPTEPRRRCAGPSTSPRPVENLRSSADFTRCSLTPVMGSPARAGGSAHGGPTTSSLLERDEVLDTVAAALHRAGGGAGAGVLVEGAAGTGKTSIVQACATAAEAKGFRVWQARGLDLERGYPWGVAVQLLERLHPDERARVLHGAAALAEPLVDATALDTADGDPFPRVHGLHWTVANLSETRPVLLVVDDAQWADPQTLRWLCYLLARVEDLPVVVLVTARTGEPTTTEITRLLAHLTTMSTTVSLRPLSATAVRTLVSRLLPEATDAFRTSVVDAVAGNPFLCHQLVATVRHEAIVPDDAAADHLHDLRPAGIRNAMLVQLGQLGSDAADVAAGVAALESAATPEVLTAVTDLTEDQLAGVLDQLYASTLLSPGDTPTFVHPIVREAVLEDLGPARLARLHATAARVLHGLSRRDQDVASQLLRASPIREPWAVDVLRRTATDAMRRAAPARAVELLDTALDLVVDPAVEVQVLVELGTAEAAAGMASALDHLGEALTRTSRAETTVPVAVMLGESLYAAGRYEDAARAYDHARRLRSDDVRLDPRVEARLLGGLDMSRNLHSQPSGETARRLEDLCPADPADEHLQTLLRAITAGQMALGLENAADGTPVTHALLVDLTDRAMTEPDLLREAGLPILEPLILALFRGERWRRALVFVDELTEVASRRGHMTTHASLLPLRALCNLMLGRLADAAGDGTDGIRLAEDTSAASLATSAASRYALAVASLERDRQDEALAAVSHPRAEQRWGDSPLYGWYLTGRGAVDLARGRHDQALAAFTRAGEHFMSAGGPGAFCDWRGGAALAARGTGDLDAAREHAEHNMALAESFGAPAALAAALRVRARISDDRGEAVDLLGRARTLVTDADAALERAQVHVELGAALRRAGHRRDARAMLRTGLAEAQRCGAHRLVRRVGEELEVAGARRPELAVEGVDALTPSELRVARRAVAGHSNRVIAEQLFVTRKTVETHLSNVYRKLGISSRGQLQSAIADPDDDALPATRGPAAERR, encoded by the coding sequence ATGGTCGGGCAGCACGAGCCGGTGGGGCGGGAGCAGCGCGTCGGGGGCAAGGGTCGTGGCAGTCATGGTCCAACCGAACCACGACGTCGGTGTGCGGGTCCGTCGACGTCGCCTCGACCTGTGGAGAACCTGCGCTCCAGCGCCGACTTCACGCGGTGTAGCCTGACCCCTGTCATGGGGTCACCGGCGCGAGCAGGTGGGTCGGCACACGGGGGGCCGACCACGTCGTCCCTGCTCGAACGCGACGAGGTGCTCGACACCGTGGCCGCAGCGCTCCACCGCGCCGGCGGGGGCGCGGGAGCAGGCGTGCTGGTCGAGGGGGCGGCAGGGACCGGCAAGACCTCCATCGTCCAGGCGTGCGCGACCGCTGCCGAGGCAAAGGGGTTTCGGGTCTGGCAGGCCCGTGGCCTGGACCTCGAGCGCGGGTACCCGTGGGGGGTGGCGGTGCAGCTGCTCGAACGGCTCCACCCCGACGAACGGGCCAGGGTCCTGCACGGGGCTGCCGCGCTTGCCGAACCCCTGGTGGACGCCACGGCGCTCGACACCGCCGACGGTGACCCGTTCCCGCGGGTGCACGGACTGCACTGGACCGTCGCGAACCTGTCGGAGACCCGACCGGTGCTGCTCGTCGTCGACGACGCGCAGTGGGCCGACCCCCAGACGCTTCGGTGGTTGTGCTACCTCCTCGCCCGTGTGGAGGACCTGCCGGTCGTGGTCCTGGTGACGGCTCGCACCGGCGAGCCGACCACGACGGAGATCACCCGCTTGCTGGCCCACCTGACCACGATGTCCACCACCGTGTCGCTGCGACCGTTGTCCGCGACGGCCGTGCGCACCCTGGTGTCGCGCTTGCTGCCGGAGGCCACCGACGCGTTCCGCACGTCCGTGGTCGACGCGGTCGCCGGCAACCCGTTCCTCTGCCACCAGCTGGTGGCCACGGTGCGACACGAAGCCATCGTCCCCGACGACGCCGCTGCCGACCACCTGCACGACCTGCGGCCTGCCGGTATCCGCAACGCCATGCTCGTCCAGCTGGGCCAGCTCGGGAGCGACGCCGCCGACGTCGCCGCGGGGGTGGCGGCACTGGAGTCCGCCGCGACACCCGAGGTGCTGACCGCCGTGACCGACCTGACCGAGGACCAGCTCGCCGGCGTTCTCGACCAGCTGTACGCCTCGACCCTCCTCTCCCCCGGGGACACCCCGACCTTCGTGCACCCCATCGTGCGTGAGGCGGTCCTCGAGGACCTCGGGCCCGCGCGTCTCGCGCGCCTGCACGCCACGGCTGCACGTGTGCTGCACGGGCTGTCCCGACGGGACCAGGACGTGGCCTCGCAGCTGCTGCGCGCCTCACCCATCCGCGAGCCGTGGGCGGTGGACGTGCTGCGTCGCACCGCCACCGACGCCATGCGACGGGCCGCACCAGCACGCGCCGTCGAGCTGCTCGACACCGCGCTCGACCTGGTGGTTGATCCGGCCGTCGAGGTGCAGGTGCTGGTCGAACTGGGCACTGCGGAGGCCGCCGCTGGGATGGCCAGCGCCCTGGACCACCTCGGCGAGGCGCTGACGCGGACGAGCCGTGCCGAGACGACGGTGCCCGTGGCCGTCATGCTCGGGGAAAGCCTCTATGCCGCCGGCCGCTACGAGGACGCCGCCCGTGCCTACGACCACGCCCGCCGGCTGCGATCCGACGACGTCCGCCTCGACCCGCGGGTCGAGGCACGGCTGCTCGGCGGACTGGACATGTCCAGGAACCTGCACTCCCAGCCATCGGGTGAGACCGCCCGCCGGCTGGAGGACCTCTGCCCCGCCGACCCCGCGGACGAGCACCTCCAGACCCTCCTGCGGGCGATCACCGCCGGTCAGATGGCGCTCGGCCTCGAGAACGCCGCGGACGGGACGCCGGTCACGCACGCGCTGCTCGTGGACCTCACCGATCGCGCCATGACCGAACCGGACCTGCTGCGCGAAGCCGGGTTGCCGATCCTCGAGCCGCTGATCCTGGCGCTCTTCCGCGGCGAACGATGGCGTCGCGCGCTGGTGTTCGTCGACGAGCTGACCGAGGTCGCCAGCCGGCGCGGACACATGACGACCCACGCCTCGCTGCTGCCCCTTCGAGCCCTGTGCAACCTGATGCTGGGACGCCTGGCCGACGCCGCTGGTGACGGCACCGACGGGATCCGCCTGGCCGAGGACACCTCCGCGGCGTCCCTCGCAACGTCCGCGGCGTCGCGGTATGCGCTGGCGGTCGCGTCCCTGGAACGTGACCGCCAGGACGAGGCGCTGGCCGCGGTCAGCCACCCCAGGGCCGAGCAGCGCTGGGGCGACTCGCCGCTGTACGGCTGGTACCTGACGGGGCGCGGGGCGGTCGACCTGGCTCGTGGGCGACACGACCAGGCGTTGGCGGCCTTCACCCGGGCCGGCGAGCACTTCATGTCCGCCGGTGGCCCCGGCGCCTTCTGCGACTGGCGGGGCGGGGCAGCCCTCGCGGCTCGGGGCACGGGCGACCTCGACGCCGCACGGGAGCACGCCGAGCACAACATGGCTCTGGCGGAGTCCTTCGGCGCGCCCGCGGCCCTCGCTGCCGCGCTCCGTGTGCGGGCCCGCATCAGCGACGACCGAGGCGAGGCGGTCGACCTGCTCGGCCGTGCGCGGACGCTGGTGACCGACGCCGACGCCGCGCTGGAACGAGCGCAGGTGCACGTCGAGCTGGGCGCGGCCCTGCGACGTGCGGGCCACCGTCGCGACGCCCGAGCCATGCTGCGGACTGGTCTGGCCGAGGCCCAGCGGTGCGGGGCCCACCGGCTGGTCCGCCGTGTCGGCGAGGAGCTCGAGGTGGCCGGCGCCCGGCGTCCGGAGCTCGCCGTGGAGGGGGTCGATGCGCTGACCCCGTCCGAGCTGCGAGTGGCGCGGCGGGCCGTCGCCGGTCACAGCAACCGGGTCATCGCCGAGCAGCTCTTCGTGACCCGCAAGACCGTCGAGACCCACCTGAGCAACGTCTATCGCAAGCTGGGCATCTCCAGTCGTGGACAGCTGCAATCAGCGATCGCCGACCCCGACGACGATGCCCTTCCCGCAACGAGGGGTCCGGCAGCCGAGCGCCGCTGA
- a CDS encoding YceI family protein, with product MNAKPLIGGIAALAVLGAGVGVWYLNRPAAEEASIDNALEAVAADTDPVAVSDAADDASTADELDDVSGTWTVNTDVGTFDFADATSTFVGFRVDEVLASVGETEAVGRTPGVTGELVIDGTTLTAATIEADFTVIESDVPRRDDAMQRAMGVAEHPTGTFVLTEPVDFGEVPTAEDRVTFSAVGDLTVNGVTNAVTLDMEAQVADGNILVVGTTPVVFADFEIETPSSPAVVSLEDNGTVEVQLWFSAA from the coding sequence GTGAACGCCAAGCCCCTCATCGGCGGCATCGCCGCACTCGCCGTCCTCGGCGCAGGGGTGGGTGTCTGGTACCTCAACCGCCCCGCCGCGGAGGAGGCCAGCATCGACAACGCCCTGGAGGCTGTCGCTGCCGATACCGACCCCGTCGCCGTGTCCGACGCAGCCGACGACGCCTCCACGGCAGACGAGCTCGACGACGTCAGCGGGACCTGGACGGTCAACACCGACGTCGGCACCTTCGACTTCGCGGATGCCACGTCGACCTTCGTGGGCTTCCGGGTGGACGAGGTGCTGGCCAGCGTCGGCGAGACCGAGGCGGTCGGCCGCACACCCGGGGTGACCGGCGAGCTGGTCATCGACGGCACGACCCTCACCGCAGCCACGATCGAGGCCGACTTCACCGTCATCGAGTCCGACGTGCCTCGCCGTGACGACGCGATGCAGCGAGCGATGGGTGTCGCCGAGCACCCCACCGGCACCTTCGTGCTGACCGAGCCCGTCGACTTCGGCGAGGTCCCCACCGCCGAGGACCGCGTCACGTTCTCCGCCGTGGGTGACCTGACGGTCAACGGCGTCACCAACGCCGTGACCCTCGACATGGAGGCCCAGGTCGCCGACGGCAACATCCTCGTCGTCGGGACGACCCCGGTGGTCTTCGCCGACTTCGAGATCGAGACACCGTCGAGCCCCGCGGTCGTGTCGCTGGAGGACAACGGGACCGTCGAGGTCCAGCTGTGGTTCTCCGCCGCCTAG
- a CDS encoding rod shape-determining protein, with protein sequence MSTTPQNLNQLPLFGRDIAVDLGTANTLVYVRGRGIVLNEPSVVAINTRNGAILAVGAEAKRMIGRTPGHIVAIRPLKDGVIADFDVTEKMLNYFIRKVHRRRYMTWLNKPRVVVCVPSGITGVEQRAVEEASIQAGARAAYIIEEPMAAAIGAGLPVHEPAGNMVVDIGGGTTEVAVISLGGIVTSASIRIGGDELDESIINYVKKEYSLMLGERTSEEIKMAIGSAFPMPEESHAEIRGRDLVSGLPKTIIISAEEIRRAIEEPVNSIVDAVKNTLDRTPPELAADIMDKGIVLTGGGAHLQGLDERLKHETGMPIHVADQPLNSVAIGSGKCLEEFEALKRVLISSSRH encoded by the coding sequence GTGTCGACCACTCCGCAGAACCTCAACCAGCTCCCCCTGTTCGGCCGCGACATCGCCGTCGACCTGGGGACCGCGAACACGCTCGTCTACGTGCGTGGGCGCGGCATCGTGCTGAACGAGCCCAGCGTGGTGGCCATCAACACCCGCAACGGCGCGATCCTCGCCGTGGGCGCAGAGGCCAAGCGGATGATCGGGCGCACGCCGGGACACATCGTGGCCATCCGGCCGCTGAAGGACGGCGTCATCGCCGACTTCGACGTGACCGAGAAGATGCTGAACTACTTCATCCGCAAGGTGCACCGTCGCCGCTACATGACCTGGCTGAACAAGCCGCGTGTCGTGGTGTGCGTGCCGTCGGGCATCACGGGTGTCGAGCAGCGCGCCGTCGAGGAGGCCTCGATCCAGGCCGGCGCCCGCGCCGCCTACATCATCGAGGAGCCCATGGCCGCCGCGATCGGCGCCGGGCTCCCCGTGCACGAACCGGCCGGCAACATGGTCGTCGACATCGGTGGTGGCACCACCGAAGTCGCGGTGATCTCCCTCGGCGGGATCGTCACGTCCGCCTCGATCCGCATCGGCGGGGACGAGCTGGACGAGTCGATCATCAACTACGTCAAGAAGGAGTACTCGCTGATGCTCGGCGAGCGCACCTCCGAGGAGATCAAGATGGCCATCGGGTCGGCGTTCCCGATGCCGGAGGAGTCCCACGCCGAGATCCGCGGTCGTGACCTCGTGTCCGGCCTGCCCAAGACGATCATCATCTCCGCGGAGGAGATCCGTCGGGCCATCGAGGAGCCCGTCAACTCCATCGTCGACGCGGTCAAGAACACCCTGGACCGCACTCCGCCGGAGCTTGCGGCCGACATCATGGACAAGGGCATCGTCCTGACGGGCGGCGGTGCGCACCTCCAGGGGCTCGACGAGCGGCTCAAGCACGAGACCGGCATGCCGATCCACGTCGCCGACCAGCCGCTGAACTCCGTCGCCATCGGCTCCGGCAAGTGCCTGGAGGAGTTCGAGGCCCTCAAGCGGGTCCTGATCTCCTCCTCGCGTCACTGA
- the mreC gene encoding rod shape-determining protein MreC encodes MNRRRTVIAAFLLIALAFITLDFRESGGPVGGLQRGADAVFSPIQEGFAAVVRPIGGFFGSIFDLGTLRSQIEQLQEENATLRQRGLRIADVERRLTEAEELLGMVERENLRVVGARVIAAPPGTFQREILIDVGAGQGVAQGMAVINDRGVVGQVIQVTSTRARVALLTSVETGDFSVNAVTPEFRSPGLLSGQGSGLLRLEMLDSNVAVPLDAEVVTLRFQGSLVPPGLPIGVIEPPADGDTEGERFLSVRPFVDFGELSTVAVVIAGPEEDGEFTEEETIEADIAPAPTVTLAPDPDAVAVPGVDFPAPATPSEDPSASPSPSASPTETEG; translated from the coding sequence GTGAACCGTCGACGCACCGTCATCGCGGCGTTCCTCCTGATCGCCCTCGCCTTCATCACCCTGGACTTCCGTGAGTCCGGCGGGCCGGTGGGTGGGCTGCAACGGGGCGCCGACGCGGTGTTCTCGCCGATCCAGGAGGGCTTCGCTGCGGTCGTCCGGCCCATCGGTGGCTTCTTCGGGTCGATCTTCGACCTCGGGACCCTCCGCAGCCAGATCGAGCAGCTGCAGGAGGAGAACGCGACCCTGCGCCAGCGGGGCCTGCGGATCGCCGACGTCGAACGCCGCCTGACCGAGGCCGAGGAGCTGCTCGGCATGGTCGAGCGCGAGAACCTGCGGGTCGTCGGTGCCCGGGTGATCGCCGCACCGCCCGGCACCTTCCAGCGCGAGATCCTCATCGACGTCGGGGCCGGCCAGGGCGTCGCCCAGGGCATGGCCGTCATCAACGACCGCGGTGTGGTCGGGCAGGTCATCCAGGTCACCAGCACCCGTGCCCGGGTGGCCCTGCTGACCTCGGTGGAGACCGGCGACTTCTCCGTCAACGCCGTCACCCCCGAGTTCCGGTCACCGGGCCTGCTGTCGGGCCAGGGGTCCGGGCTGCTGCGCCTGGAGATGCTGGACTCCAACGTCGCCGTGCCGCTGGACGCCGAGGTGGTCACGCTGCGGTTCCAGGGGAGCCTGGTGCCGCCCGGCCTGCCGATCGGGGTCATCGAGCCGCCGGCGGACGGCGACACCGAGGGCGAACGGTTCCTCAGCGTGCGCCCGTTCGTGGACTTCGGCGAGCTGTCCACCGTCGCGGTCGTGATCGCCGGGCCGGAGGAGGACGGGGAGTTCACCGAGGAGGAGACGATCGAGGCCGACATCGCGCCGGCCCCGACCGTCACCCTGGCCCCCGACCCCGACGCGGTCGCCGTGCCGGGTGTGGACTTCCCGGCGCCGGCCACGCCGTCGGAGGACCCCAGCGCATCGCCGTCGCCCTCCGCGTCGCCGACCGAGACCGAGGGCTGA
- a CDS encoding zinc-dependent metalloprotease family protein gives MNLLRSSVTLLAVLVAALLAVPSGATTTAAPAETAIIDLEAQQVDCAGAQLTGPDSTSVQHVVGEADTIVLDVLLVLDTVDVPGIAALDDGTDAGRADYLAAGDALFADVVDLLEVAPQPYVDLGIDLAWVGWDLLDATVDDLAGRTTESQEIIDLARAQHGGARPDDVDIVYVATDADIQALGQTAVAGQADCIGGVGNPENAFAVGEIGDALVDPKDGIPIGPVTFYRDFAAKVAAHEIGHLMGGHHHYQECATPGPVVSAVARAEIGACTLMSNAVDFQTLPFSTLNGVVVRGHAEAYADR, from the coding sequence ATGAACCTGCTCCGCTCGTCCGTCACCCTGCTCGCCGTGCTCGTGGCCGCGCTGCTTGCGGTCCCCTCCGGTGCCACGACGACGGCGGCCCCGGCCGAGACCGCGATCATCGACCTCGAGGCACAGCAGGTGGACTGCGCCGGGGCCCAGCTGACCGGTCCCGACTCGACCAGCGTGCAGCACGTCGTCGGCGAGGCCGACACCATCGTCCTGGACGTGCTGCTCGTGCTCGACACCGTGGACGTGCCCGGCATCGCTGCGCTCGACGACGGCACCGATGCCGGACGGGCCGACTACCTGGCCGCCGGCGACGCCCTGTTCGCCGATGTCGTGGACCTGCTCGAGGTCGCCCCGCAGCCCTACGTCGACCTCGGGATCGACCTGGCCTGGGTCGGCTGGGACCTGCTGGACGCCACCGTCGACGACCTGGCGGGACGAACCACGGAATCACAGGAGATCATCGACCTGGCCCGTGCGCAGCACGGTGGCGCGCGGCCCGACGACGTCGACATCGTCTACGTGGCGACCGACGCCGACATCCAGGCCCTGGGCCAGACGGCCGTTGCCGGGCAGGCCGACTGCATCGGCGGCGTCGGCAACCCCGAGAACGCGTTCGCCGTCGGTGAGATCGGCGACGCGCTGGTTGACCCCAAGGACGGCATCCCGATCGGTCCAGTGACCTTCTACCGGGACTTCGCGGCCAAGGTCGCCGCCCACGAGATCGGTCACCTCATGGGTGGGCACCACCACTACCAGGAGTGCGCGACCCCCGGCCCCGTGGTCTCGGCGGTTGCGCGCGCCGAGATCGGCGCCTGCACGCTGATGAGCAACGCCGTGGACTTCCAGACCCTGCCCTTCAGCACCCTCAACGGCGTGGTGGTGCGGGGCCACGCGGAGGCGTACGCGGACCGATAG
- a CDS encoding JAB domain-containing protein: protein MTATTLAPDALLPPHRLVLPDHRGRPHVGCPEDADRLVRPLLVGLDRERCLLLSLDARHRLIATDVVSVGTATHTFMSPREIYRDALLRGASAVFLAHNHPSGDPTPSDADRAITRRLHRAGATVGVELLDHLVVGDHEFVSLAREGVC, encoded by the coding sequence ATGACTGCCACGACCCTTGCCCCCGACGCGCTGCTCCCGCCCCACCGGCTCGTGCTGCCCGACCATCGTGGTCGACCCCACGTCGGCTGTCCCGAGGACGCCGACCGCCTGGTCAGGCCCCTGCTGGTCGGGCTGGACCGGGAACGCTGCCTGCTGCTGTCCCTCGACGCCCGCCACCGGCTGATCGCCACCGACGTGGTGTCGGTCGGCACCGCGACCCACACGTTCATGTCACCGCGCGAGATCTATCGCGACGCGTTGCTGCGCGGGGCCAGCGCGGTGTTCCTTGCCCACAACCATCCCTCCGGCGATCCCACGCCCTCCGACGCCGACCGCGCCATCACCCGCAGGCTGCATCGGGCAGGGGCCACGGTGGGTGTCGAGCTGCTGGACCACCTCGTCGTTGGGGACCACGAGTTCGTGTCGCTGGCACGAGAAGGCGTGTGCTGA
- a CDS encoding EAL domain-containing protein, with product MQAREGLTEHGRAVILEGMDCAAAITDLDGRVRWLNPAAGRLLGRTPASFLALDARAQWAIPDRTPLDRARLVRTIAAGQPIVVDGSLSIDGRTVPVTVDVRPFAAEDGIGGAALVITDRSSDAQREQGVQEARAGQQLIGDLSRHLLEEDLAGGLLDLLERLRQMVGVDAAAWLRIDESSVVEVLGDHMAELRGAALSGLPWCARAVEERTTVHVVDGLTDGRFDTGREMKVLGLRSAVIAPVVVDGVIRSLLFVGSTNASWDAHLVNLLDTAADLIGSAVARQQHDENLRQQLVTDIETGLPGAAVVDLALGSALRSPSGGTVVIVRLRRYDDVAAAYGGRQAAQFLTVCAQQLDDALGVTTCRVGTGELGFVDMAGRADIGDLVHATLAGPLPVRDGLRALADPVVGVCQASRHTTAAAALTRARAALAVAAVRADDPPVPASESLVLDTAQELGRALALEEAIADRRIVIHTQAGRRLTDRAPRWAEVLVRFSDTDLADIPVQEVIATAERTGAIHQLGLQVMRAAALLRQRLGDLGPELLSINLSAVQIRSEDLPEKLEKIVRRVGCAPAQFALELTETAIMHDLDRAGRVVHALADAGFTLMIDDFGAGTSTIRKLVDLPFDVLKIDRGLVAGIHTDPRRHRLLASTIDLGLGQDKLIVVEGIETPDDAAAVARLGADIAQGYCFSRPCPPEIGVLECADWSVWKPPPLEDQ from the coding sequence ATGCAGGCGCGCGAGGGGCTGACGGAGCACGGCAGGGCCGTGATCCTGGAGGGCATGGACTGCGCCGCGGCGATCACCGACCTCGATGGCCGGGTGCGCTGGCTCAACCCCGCGGCAGGGCGCCTGCTCGGCCGTACCCCCGCCTCGTTCCTCGCCCTCGACGCCCGTGCCCAGTGGGCGATACCGGACAGGACACCCCTGGATCGCGCGCGGCTCGTGCGGACGATCGCGGCCGGGCAGCCGATCGTCGTCGACGGGTCCCTGTCGATCGACGGTCGCACGGTGCCGGTCACCGTCGATGTCCGCCCGTTCGCCGCCGAGGACGGGATCGGGGGCGCCGCGCTGGTGATCACCGACCGGTCCTCCGACGCGCAACGCGAGCAGGGCGTCCAGGAAGCGCGGGCCGGCCAGCAGCTGATCGGCGACCTCAGCAGGCACCTGCTGGAGGAGGACCTGGCTGGTGGGCTGCTCGACCTGCTGGAACGCCTTCGGCAGATGGTGGGAGTGGACGCCGCCGCGTGGTTGCGGATCGATGAGTCCTCGGTCGTGGAGGTCCTCGGCGACCACATGGCCGAGCTCCGCGGGGCGGCCCTGAGCGGACTCCCCTGGTGTGCCCGGGCGGTCGAGGAACGCACCACGGTGCATGTGGTCGACGGCCTGACCGACGGCCGCTTCGACACGGGCCGCGAGATGAAGGTCCTCGGCCTCCGGTCGGCGGTGATCGCCCCCGTGGTGGTCGACGGCGTGATCAGGAGCCTGCTGTTCGTCGGCAGCACGAACGCCTCCTGGGACGCCCACCTCGTCAACCTCCTCGACACGGCCGCCGACCTGATCGGCAGCGCCGTGGCGCGACAGCAACACGACGAGAACCTGCGCCAGCAGCTGGTCACCGACATCGAGACGGGCCTGCCGGGAGCCGCCGTCGTTGACCTCGCCCTCGGATCTGCCCTTCGCTCCCCGTCCGGGGGCACCGTGGTCATCGTCCGCCTGCGCCGCTACGACGACGTCGCCGCCGCCTACGGCGGACGCCAGGCCGCCCAGTTCCTGACCGTCTGTGCCCAGCAGCTGGACGACGCGCTCGGGGTGACCACCTGCCGGGTCGGCACCGGCGAGCTGGGCTTCGTCGACATGGCCGGCCGGGCCGACATCGGCGACCTCGTCCACGCGACGCTGGCCGGCCCCCTGCCGGTGCGCGACGGCCTGCGGGCGTTGGCGGACCCGGTGGTCGGCGTCTGCCAGGCGTCCCGGCACACGACCGCGGCTGCGGCCCTCACCCGTGCACGCGCAGCCCTTGCGGTGGCCGCGGTTCGCGCCGACGACCCGCCCGTGCCGGCGTCGGAGTCCCTCGTCCTGGACACCGCGCAGGAGCTGGGACGGGCGCTGGCCCTGGAGGAGGCCATCGCCGACCGTCGCATCGTCATCCACACCCAGGCCGGCCGACGCCTCACCGACCGCGCCCCCCGCTGGGCCGAGGTCCTCGTCCGCTTCAGCGACACCGACCTCGCCGACATCCCCGTCCAGGAAGTCATCGCCACCGCCGAACGGACCGGCGCCATCCACCAGCTCGGCCTGCAGGTCATGCGCGCCGCAGCCCTGCTCCGTCAACGACTCGGCGACCTCGGCCCCGAGCTGCTCAGCATCAACCTCTCCGCTGTCCAGATCCGCAGCGAGGACCTGCCCGAGAAGCTGGAGAAGATCGTCCGACGCGTCGGCTGCGCCCCCGCCCAGTTCGCCCTCGAGCTCACCGAGACCGCGATCATGCACGACCTCGACCGGGCCGGCCGCGTCGTCCACGCCCTCGCCGACGCCGGGTTCACCCTCATGATCGACGACTTCGGCGCCGGGACCAGCACCATCCGCAAGCTCGTCGACCTGCCCTTCGACGTCCTCAAGATCGACCGCGGCCTCGTCGCGGGCATCCACACCGACCCGCGCCGCCATCGCCTCCTCGCCTCCACCATCGACCTCGGCCTCGGACAGGACAAGCTCATCGTCGTGGAGGGCATCGAGACCCCCGACGACGCCGCCGCCGTCGCCCGCCTCGGCGCCGACATCGCCCAGGGCTACTGCTTCAGCCGACCCTGCCCACCGGAGATCGGCGTCCTCGAATGTGCCGACTGGAGCGTGTGGAAACCACCGCCACTCGAGGATCAGTAG